One part of the Pseudomonas sp. MYb118 genome encodes these proteins:
- a CDS encoding GGDEF domain-containing protein: MLNKNLQDSSLPEWPEAAQTLMALMHAQGEVARLSEREQLFSSLLVSVNAVLWAFNWETRQVLYVSPAYERIFGRSAGLLLADYNQWRDSIYPDDLEYAERSLAEVLAKGAVEDREYRIIAADGQVRWLSDKCFINRQAEPGQPVIIVGFAEDITDKKNMESELHRLATTDVLTQSSNRRHFFDCAHREFELARQQGGPLAFLLLDIDDFKVINDTYGHPEGDKVLQQIAETGRGTLRRGDLFGRIGGEEFAAVFPGCAPDMALQVAERLQREIQRLSFNHEQKSFGITVSQGLTNLTAEDANIESLFARADAAMYEAKRQGKNRIISG; this comes from the coding sequence ATGCTCAACAAGAATCTGCAAGACTCATCCCTCCCCGAGTGGCCCGAGGCCGCACAAACCCTGATGGCCTTGATGCATGCCCAGGGCGAAGTCGCCCGCCTGAGCGAACGCGAACAGCTGTTCAGCTCGCTGCTGGTCAGCGTCAACGCGGTGCTGTGGGCCTTCAATTGGGAAACCCGCCAGGTGCTGTACGTCAGCCCGGCCTATGAACGGATTTTCGGCCGCTCCGCCGGCCTGCTGCTGGCCGACTACAACCAGTGGCGCGACAGCATTTACCCGGACGACCTGGAATACGCCGAGCGCAGCCTCGCCGAGGTGTTGGCCAAAGGCGCCGTCGAGGACCGCGAGTACCGCATCATCGCCGCCGATGGCCAGGTGCGCTGGCTCAGTGACAAGTGCTTCATCAACCGCCAGGCCGAACCCGGCCAGCCGGTGATCATCGTCGGCTTTGCGGAAGACATCACCGACAAGAAAAACATGGAAAGCGAGCTGCACCGCCTGGCCACCACTGACGTGCTGACCCAGAGCAGCAATCGCCGGCATTTCTTCGACTGCGCCCACCGCGAGTTCGAGCTGGCTCGCCAACAGGGCGGGCCGTTGGCCTTCCTGTTGCTGGACATCGACGACTTCAAGGTGATCAACGACACCTACGGCCATCCGGAGGGCGACAAGGTGTTGCAACAGATCGCCGAGACCGGGCGCGGGACGCTGCGCCGCGGCGATCTGTTCGGGCGCATTGGCGGTGAGGAGTTTGCCGCGGTGTTCCCCGGCTGCGCCCCGGACATGGCCCTGCAAGTGGCCGAGCGCCTGCAACGGGAGATCCAGCGGCTGAGCTTCAACCATGAGCAGAAGTCGTTCGGCATCACCGTCAGCCAGGGCCTGACCAACCTGACGGCCGAAGACGCCAACATCGAAAGCCTGTTCGCCCGGGCGGATGCGGCAATGTACGAAGCCAAGCGCCAGGGCAAGAACCGGATTATTTCGGGTTAA
- the desA gene encoding delta-9 fatty acid desaturase DesA: MWYQGLLGLSPWSLVAVTLLMTHVTIIGVTVYLHRYSAHRSLELNAGLKHFFRFWLWLTTAQNTREWTAIHRKHHAKCETVDDPHSPVIKGLSTVLRKGAELYRAEAENPETLRIYGKNCPEDWIERNLYSRYSKLGVAIMAVIDLLLFGTIGITIWAIQMMWIPIWAAGVVNGLGHAVGYRNFECRDAATNLVPWGILIGGEELHNNHHTYPNSAKLSVKKWEFDLGWAWIQVFSFLRLAKVQRVAPIAHRVEGKGILDMDTAMAILNNRFQIMAQYRKLVIAPLVKQELERVDHSVRHQFHRAKRLLSRETSLLDDKHHVRIQTMLEHSQALKVIYEKRLALQQIWVKTSANGHDMLAAIKDWVHEAEASGIASLRDFADQLKTYSLRPGATA, translated from the coding sequence ATGTGGTACCAAGGTTTGCTCGGCTTGTCGCCATGGTCTCTGGTGGCAGTCACCCTTTTGATGACCCATGTCACGATTATCGGCGTTACGGTCTACCTGCATCGTTATTCAGCCCATCGCTCCCTTGAGCTCAATGCCGGCCTGAAACACTTCTTCCGCTTCTGGCTGTGGCTGACCACGGCGCAGAACACCCGCGAGTGGACGGCCATCCACCGCAAGCATCACGCCAAATGCGAAACCGTCGACGACCCGCACAGCCCGGTCATCAAGGGCCTGTCCACGGTGCTGCGCAAAGGCGCCGAGCTGTACCGCGCCGAGGCGGAAAACCCCGAGACCCTGCGCATCTACGGCAAGAACTGCCCCGAGGACTGGATCGAGCGCAACCTCTACAGCCGCTACTCCAAGCTGGGCGTGGCGATCATGGCGGTCATCGACCTGCTGCTGTTCGGCACCATCGGCATCACCATCTGGGCCATCCAGATGATGTGGATTCCGATCTGGGCCGCCGGCGTGGTCAATGGCCTGGGCCATGCCGTCGGTTATCGCAACTTCGAATGCCGCGACGCTGCGACCAACCTGGTGCCGTGGGGCATCCTGATCGGCGGCGAAGAACTGCATAACAACCATCACACCTACCCTAACTCGGCAAAACTGTCGGTGAAGAAGTGGGAGTTCGACCTCGGCTGGGCCTGGATCCAGGTCTTCAGCTTTCTGCGCCTGGCCAAGGTGCAACGGGTCGCGCCGATTGCCCACCGGGTCGAGGGCAAGGGCATCCTGGACATGGACACCGCCATGGCCATCCTCAACAACCGCTTCCAGATCATGGCCCAGTACCGCAAGCTGGTGATCGCGCCGCTGGTCAAGCAGGAGCTGGAAAGGGTCGATCACTCGGTCCGCCACCAGTTCCACCGGGCCAAGCGCCTGTTGTCGCGTGAGACCAGCCTGCTCGATGACAAACACCACGTCCGCATCCAGACCATGCTCGAGCACAGCCAGGCGCTGAAGGTAATTTACGAGAAACGCCTGGCCTTGCAGCAGATCTGGGTCAAGACCAGTGCAAATGGCCACGACATGCTCGCGGCGATCAAGGACTGGGTCCACGAGGCCGAGGCCAGCGGCATCGCGTCCCTGCGCGACTTCGCCGATCAGTTGAAGACCTATTCGCTGCGCCCCGGCGCGACCGCCTGA
- the dibA gene encoding phosphodiesterase DibA, whose amino-acid sequence MSATYRVALRAALIYLLLSVVWLQFSGYLLNSFFDSSAEQLRWQLINGYVWVLLSAGLIFIARTRLLRCLGFGATLREHHADRERLRQAAAVFDCTREGVLVTNREGVIVHVNRAFMQITGYQREEVLGQEPRMFKSGHHPASFYQTMFSTLQRCGEWSGEIWNRRKSGEIYPQWQTIRLIRDDHGQLSHYVAVFSDISKIKDSEHELKYLAHHDPLTDLPNRLLFTDRAQQALASAQINKRGCALLLIDLDHFKMINDSLGHTVGDKLLKAVAKRLKAMFGPGITLARLGGDEFAVLAENCPQLVQAAALAQRILDGLKEQFPIDGHQLFINASIGISLFPGDALSAEQLLRNADSALFKTKSAGRDGYALYTEELTAHAQQRVETAFELRRALEQNELRVHYQPVHDLKTSRLVGVEALVRWQHPQRGLVSPAEFIPIAERTGLIAEIDAWVMRQACEQMCQWQQAGVVLSFVAVNVSSRLFARHELYQQVAQALHDTGLDPALLELEVTESAVMDDPEVALEQMYRLRELGVRLAIDDFGTGYSSLLRLKRLPVQKLKIDQGFVAGLPWDEDDGAIVRVIIALAQSMGMQVHAEGIEQVEQAAFILEQGGDLGQGYWFGRPMPAQELDWARAPVIAL is encoded by the coding sequence ATGTCTGCCACCTATCGCGTCGCGTTGCGTGCGGCACTGATCTACCTGCTGCTGTCGGTCGTCTGGCTGCAGTTCAGTGGTTATTTATTGAACAGTTTCTTCGATAGCTCCGCTGAGCAGCTGCGTTGGCAACTGATCAATGGCTATGTCTGGGTGCTGCTCAGCGCCGGGCTGATCTTCATTGCCCGTACGCGCCTGCTGCGTTGCCTGGGATTCGGCGCCACCCTGCGCGAGCACCACGCCGATCGCGAGCGCCTGCGCCAGGCGGCCGCCGTGTTCGATTGCACCCGCGAGGGCGTACTGGTCACCAACCGCGAGGGCGTGATCGTGCACGTCAACCGCGCGTTCATGCAGATCACCGGCTACCAGCGTGAGGAAGTGCTGGGCCAGGAGCCGCGGATGTTCAAATCCGGGCACCACCCGGCGTCCTTCTACCAGACCATGTTCAGCACCCTGCAGCGGTGCGGCGAATGGAGCGGCGAGATCTGGAACCGGCGCAAAAGTGGCGAGATCTATCCGCAATGGCAGACCATCCGCCTGATCCGCGACGACCACGGCCAGCTCAGTCACTACGTCGCGGTGTTCTCCGACATCAGCAAGATCAAGGACTCCGAGCACGAGCTCAAGTACCTGGCCCACCACGACCCGCTGACCGACCTGCCCAATCGCCTGCTGTTCACCGACCGCGCCCAGCAGGCCCTGGCCTCGGCGCAGATCAACAAGCGCGGCTGCGCGTTGCTGCTGATCGACCTCGATCACTTCAAGATGATCAACGACAGCCTCGGCCACACCGTCGGCGACAAACTGCTCAAGGCCGTGGCCAAGCGCCTGAAGGCGATGTTCGGCCCGGGCATCACCCTGGCCCGACTGGGCGGCGATGAGTTCGCCGTACTCGCAGAGAACTGCCCGCAGCTGGTGCAGGCGGCGGCGCTGGCCCAGCGCATCCTCGATGGTTTGAAGGAGCAGTTTCCAATCGACGGCCATCAGTTGTTCATCAACGCGAGCATTGGTATCAGCCTGTTTCCGGGCGATGCGCTGAGTGCCGAACAGTTGCTGCGTAACGCCGACTCCGCGCTGTTCAAGACCAAGAGCGCGGGGCGCGATGGCTACGCCCTGTACACCGAAGAGCTGACCGCCCATGCGCAGCAGCGGGTTGAGACCGCATTCGAGTTGCGCCGGGCGCTGGAGCAGAACGAACTGCGCGTGCATTACCAACCCGTGCATGACCTCAAGACCAGCCGCCTGGTCGGCGTCGAGGCGCTGGTGCGCTGGCAGCATCCGCAACGTGGGCTGGTCTCGCCTGCCGAGTTCATCCCCATTGCCGAACGCACCGGCCTGATCGCCGAGATCGACGCCTGGGTCATGCGTCAGGCGTGCGAGCAGATGTGCCAGTGGCAGCAGGCGGGCGTGGTGTTGTCGTTTGTCGCGGTGAATGTTTCGTCGCGGCTGTTCGCCCGTCATGAGCTGTATCAGCAGGTGGCGCAGGCACTGCACGACACCGGCCTGGACCCGGCGCTGCTGGAGCTGGAAGTGACCGAAAGTGCGGTCATGGATGACCCGGAGGTGGCGCTGGAGCAGATGTACCGCCTGCGCGAGCTGGGTGTGCGCCTGGCCATTGATGATTTCGGCACCGGCTATTCGTCGCTGCTGCGCCTCAAGCGCCTGCCGGTGCAGAAGCTCAAGATCGACCAGGGCTTCGTCGCCGGCTTGCCCTGGGACGAAGACGATGGCGCCATCGTGCGGGTGATCATCGCCCTGGCGCAGAGCATGGGCATGCAAGTGCATGCCGAGGGCATCGAGCAGGTCGAGCAGGCGGCTTTCATCCTCGAACAGGGCGGTGATCTCGGCCAGGGCTACTGGTTCGGCCGGCCGATGCCGGCCCAGGAACTGGACTGGGCGCGCGCGCCCGTCATAGCCCTGTAA
- the oscA gene encoding sulfur starvation response protein OscA — MSASLRSVDGQDEATILREIQSALRDLRFGAVEITVHNAQVVQIERKEKFRLQNPSHKPS, encoded by the coding sequence ATGAGCGCATCCCTGCGTAGCGTTGACGGTCAAGACGAAGCCACCATCCTGCGTGAAATCCAGAGCGCCCTGCGCGACCTGCGCTTCGGCGCCGTGGAAATCACCGTGCACAACGCCCAGGTGGTGCAGATCGAGCGCAAGGAAAAATTCCGCTTGCAGAACCCCAGCCACAAGCCGAGCTGA
- a CDS encoding sulfate ABC transporter substrate-binding protein gives MSSIRHFALAALASALFAGSAVAKDYELLNVSYDPTRELYQDYNAEFVNFWKTSNPGDNVKIQQSHGGSGKQGRAVIDGLRADVVTLALAGDIDEIAKLGKTLPADWQKRLPDASTPYTSTIVFLVRKGNPKGIKDWGDLVKNDVSVITPNPKTSGGARWNFLAAWAYGLKANGGDEAKAKQYVETLFKHVPVLDTGARGSTITFVNNGQGDVLLAWENEAFLALKEDGGADKFEIVVPSLSILAEPPVAVVDKNAEKKGNEQIAEAYLKHLYSPAGQEIAAKNFYRPRDKDVAAKYIQQFPKLELVTIDKDFGGWKTAQPKFFNDGGVFDQIYQAQ, from the coding sequence ATGTCGTCGATTCGTCATTTCGCTTTGGCCGCCCTGGCCAGTGCCCTTTTTGCGGGTTCCGCGGTTGCCAAGGACTACGAGCTGCTCAACGTGTCGTATGACCCGACGCGCGAGCTGTACCAGGACTACAACGCCGAATTCGTCAATTTCTGGAAGACAAGCAATCCCGGCGACAACGTGAAAATCCAGCAGTCCCACGGTGGCTCGGGCAAGCAGGGGCGTGCGGTGATCGACGGCCTGCGCGCCGACGTGGTAACCCTGGCGCTGGCCGGTGACATCGACGAAATCGCCAAGCTGGGCAAGACCCTGCCAGCCGACTGGCAGAAGCGCCTGCCGGATGCGAGCACTCCGTACACTTCGACCATCGTGTTCCTGGTGCGCAAGGGCAACCCCAAGGGCATCAAGGACTGGGGCGACCTGGTCAAGAATGACGTGTCGGTGATCACCCCGAACCCGAAAACCTCCGGCGGCGCTCGCTGGAACTTCCTCGCGGCCTGGGCCTACGGTCTGAAAGCCAACGGCGGTGACGAGGCCAAGGCCAAGCAATACGTCGAGACCCTGTTCAAGCACGTGCCTGTGCTGGACACCGGTGCTCGCGGCTCGACCATCACCTTCGTCAACAACGGTCAGGGCGACGTGCTGCTGGCCTGGGAAAACGAAGCCTTCCTGGCGCTGAAGGAAGATGGCGGCGCCGACAAGTTCGAAATCGTCGTGCCTTCGCTGTCGATCCTCGCCGAGCCACCAGTGGCCGTGGTCGACAAGAACGCCGAGAAAAAAGGCAATGAGCAAATCGCAGAGGCCTACCTCAAGCACCTGTACAGCCCGGCCGGCCAGGAAATCGCCGCGAAGAACTTCTACCGTCCACGGGACAAGGACGTGGCCGCCAAATACATCCAGCAGTTCCCGAAACTGGAACTGGTGACCATCGACAAGGATTTCGGCGGCTGGAAAACCGCACAGCCGAAGTTCTTCAATGACGGCGGCGTGTTCGACCAGATCTATCAGGCGCAGTAA
- the cysT gene encoding sulfate ABC transporter permease subunit CysT — MSRRISPVIPGFGLTLGYTLVYLSLIVLIPLAAMFVHAAQLTWDQFWAIVSAPRVLAALKLSFGTALYAAIINGIIGTLLAWVLVRYTFPGRKVIDAMIDLPFALPTAVAGIALTALYAPAGLVGQFATDLGFKIAYTPLGITLALTFVTLPFVVRTVQPVLADIPREVEEAAACLGAKPLQVFRHVLMPALLPAWLTGFALAFARGVGEYGSVIFIAGNMPMKTEILPLLIMVKLDQYDYTGATAIGVLMLVVSFVLLLLINLLQRRIETP, encoded by the coding sequence ATGTCGCGTCGTATCTCCCCCGTCATACCCGGCTTCGGGCTGACGCTGGGCTACACCTTGGTGTACCTCAGCCTGATTGTGCTCATACCGCTGGCGGCGATGTTCGTCCACGCCGCCCAACTCACCTGGGACCAGTTCTGGGCCATCGTTTCGGCGCCCCGCGTGCTGGCGGCGTTGAAGCTGAGCTTCGGTACCGCGCTGTACGCCGCGATCATCAACGGCATCATCGGTACGTTGCTGGCCTGGGTGCTGGTGCGCTACACCTTCCCCGGGCGCAAGGTCATCGATGCGATGATCGACCTGCCGTTCGCCCTGCCGACCGCCGTGGCCGGCATCGCCTTGACCGCGCTGTATGCGCCGGCCGGCCTGGTCGGGCAGTTCGCCACGGACCTGGGTTTCAAGATCGCCTACACCCCGCTGGGCATCACGCTGGCGCTGACCTTCGTCACGCTGCCTTTCGTCGTGCGTACGGTGCAACCGGTGCTGGCCGACATTCCCCGTGAGGTCGAGGAAGCGGCCGCCTGCCTGGGCGCCAAGCCGCTGCAGGTGTTCCGCCATGTCCTCATGCCCGCGCTGCTGCCCGCCTGGCTGACCGGTTTCGCCCTGGCCTTCGCCCGTGGCGTCGGCGAGTACGGTTCGGTGATTTTCATCGCCGGCAACATGCCGATGAAAACCGAGATCCTGCCGTTGCTGATCATGGTCAAACTCGACCAGTACGATTACACCGGCGCGACCGCCATCGGCGTGCTGATGCTGGTGGTTTCCTTCGTCCTGTTGCTGCTGATCAACCTGCTGCAACGCCGCATCGAAACCCCATAA
- the cysW gene encoding sulfate ABC transporter permease subunit CysW, with amino-acid sequence MSQSSIAAASSANAARRGSATARRVLIGLGWLIFALFLLLPLLIVVSQGLKNGLGSFFTAILEPDALSALKLTLIAVLISVPLNVVFGVSAAWCVSKYSFRGKSILVTLIDLPFSVSPVIAGLVYVLMFGAQGLFGPWLQDHDIQIVFALPGIVLATIFVTVPFVARELIPLMQEQGTQEEEAARLLGANGWQMFWHVTVPNIKWGLIYGVVLCTARAMGEFGAVSVVSGHIRGVTNTLPLHVEILYNEYNHVAAFAVASLLLIMALFILLLKQWSENRINRLRASAAEE; translated from the coding sequence ATGTCCCAATCGTCTATTGCGGCCGCCTCTTCGGCCAACGCTGCCCGCCGTGGCAGTGCCACGGCGCGGCGCGTCCTGATCGGCCTCGGCTGGCTGATCTTTGCCCTGTTCCTGTTGTTGCCGCTACTGATCGTGGTGTCCCAGGGCCTGAAAAATGGCCTGGGTTCGTTCTTTACTGCGATCCTTGAACCGGATGCGCTGTCGGCGTTGAAACTCACGTTGATCGCCGTGCTGATTTCCGTGCCGCTCAACGTGGTGTTCGGTGTCAGCGCCGCCTGGTGCGTGAGCAAGTATTCGTTCCGCGGCAAGAGCATCCTGGTGACGCTGATCGACCTGCCGTTCTCGGTGTCGCCGGTGATCGCCGGCCTGGTTTATGTGCTGATGTTCGGCGCACAGGGCCTGTTCGGGCCGTGGCTACAGGACCATGACATCCAGATCGTCTTCGCCCTGCCGGGCATCGTGCTGGCGACGATCTTCGTCACCGTGCCCTTCGTGGCGCGCGAGTTGATCCCGTTGATGCAGGAGCAAGGTACCCAGGAAGAGGAAGCCGCGCGCCTGCTGGGCGCCAATGGCTGGCAGATGTTCTGGCACGTTACCGTCCCCAACATCAAATGGGGCCTGATCTATGGCGTGGTGCTGTGTACCGCTCGGGCCATGGGCGAATTCGGTGCGGTGTCGGTGGTTTCCGGGCACATTCGCGGGGTGACCAACACCTTGCCCCTGCACGTCGAGATCCTCTACAACGAATACAACCACGTGGCCGCGTTCGCGGTCGCGAGCCTGTTGCTGATCATGGCGCTCTTCATTTTGCTGCTCAAGCAGTGGAGCGAAAACCGTATTAACCGCCTGCGCGCCAGCGCCGCGGAGGAATAA
- a CDS encoding sulfate/molybdate ABC transporter ATP-binding protein — translation MSIEVRNVSKNFNAFKALDNISLDIQSGELVALLGPSGCGKTTLLRIIAGLETPDQGNIVFHGEDVSGHDVRDRNVGFVFQHYALFRHMTVFDNVAFGLRMKPKNQRPSESQIATKVHELLNMVQLDWLSDRYPEQLSGGQRQRIALARALAVEPKVLLLDEPFGALDAKVRKELRRWLARLHEDINLTSVFVTHDQEEAMEVADRIVVMNKGVIEQIGSPGDVYENPASDFVYHFLGDSNRLHLGEDNHVLFRPHEVSLSRHELDDHHAAEVRDIRPLGATTRVTLKVEGQSDLIEAEVVKDHDSLIGLAKGETLFFKPKVWQKVANL, via the coding sequence ATGTCGATCGAAGTGCGTAACGTCAGCAAGAACTTCAATGCGTTCAAGGCGCTGGACAACATCAGCCTGGACATCCAGAGCGGTGAACTGGTGGCGCTGCTCGGCCCGTCGGGTTGCGGCAAGACCACGCTGCTGCGAATCATCGCCGGCCTGGAAACCCCGGACCAGGGCAACATCGTGTTCCATGGCGAGGACGTTTCCGGTCACGACGTGCGTGATCGCAACGTCGGTTTCGTGTTCCAGCACTACGCCCTGTTCCGCCACATGACGGTGTTCGACAACGTCGCGTTCGGCCTGCGCATGAAGCCGAAAAACCAGCGCCCGAGCGAAAGCCAGATCGCCACCAAGGTGCATGAGCTGCTGAACATGGTGCAACTGGACTGGCTGTCGGATCGCTACCCGGAGCAACTGTCCGGCGGCCAGCGCCAGCGTATCGCCCTGGCCCGCGCCCTGGCGGTAGAGCCCAAGGTGCTACTGCTCGACGAACCGTTCGGAGCCCTCGACGCCAAGGTGCGCAAGGAGCTGCGGCGCTGGCTGGCGCGGTTGCACGAAGACATCAACCTGACCTCGGTGTTCGTGACCCACGACCAGGAAGAAGCGATGGAAGTCGCCGACCGCATTGTGGTGATGAACAAGGGCGTGATCGAGCAGATCGGCTCACCGGGCGACGTCTACGAAAACCCGGCCAGCGATTTCGTCTACCACTTCCTCGGCGATTCGAACCGCCTGCACCTGGGCGAGGACAACCACGTGCTGTTCCGTCCGCACGAAGTGTCGCTGTCGCGCCATGAACTGGACGACCACCACGCCGCCGAAGTGCGCGATATCCGCCCACTGGGCGCCACCACCCGGGTGACCCTGAAGGTGGAAGGGCAGAGCGATCTGATCGAGGCCGAAGTGGTCAAGGACCACGACAGCCTGATCGGGTTGGCCAAGGGAGAGACGCTGTTCTTCAAGCCGAAGGTCTGGCAGAAAGTGGCCAATCTGTAA
- a CDS encoding DUF962 domain-containing protein, which translates to MKKTLVDQLSQYAAYHRDPRNIASHFIGIPLIVVAVAVLLARPQWAGGWLSPAVLVALASAWFYLRLELRLGLVMSALMALAVWAGHVVAQQSTLVWLASGIGLFVVGWAIQFVGHHYEGRKPAFVDDLVGLIVGPLFVVADLAFLLGMRQALKEQIEARVGGVRMNPHRAAA; encoded by the coding sequence ATGAAAAAAACCCTCGTTGATCAACTCAGCCAATACGCCGCCTATCACCGTGATCCGCGCAACATCGCCAGCCACTTCATCGGCATCCCGCTGATCGTCGTGGCGGTCGCGGTGTTGCTGGCTCGCCCGCAGTGGGCGGGCGGCTGGCTGTCACCGGCGGTGCTGGTGGCCCTGGCCTCGGCCTGGTTCTACCTGCGCCTGGAACTGCGCCTGGGGCTGGTGATGAGTGCGCTGATGGCGCTGGCCGTGTGGGCCGGTCACGTGGTGGCGCAGCAAAGCACCCTGGTCTGGCTGGCCAGCGGCATCGGGCTGTTCGTGGTGGGCTGGGCGATCCAGTTCGTCGGCCATCATTACGAAGGGCGCAAACCGGCGTTCGTCGATGACCTGGTCGGGTTGATCGTCGGGCCGTTGTTCGTGGTGGCGGACCTGGCGTTTTTGCTGGGGATGCGGCAGGCGCTCAAGGAGCAGATCGAGGCGCGGGTGGGTGGGGTGCGGATGAATCCGCATCGCGCGGCGGCATAA
- a CDS encoding Crp/Fnr family transcriptional regulator has protein sequence MDMQVWRARLMTGQWFSHLPAPLQNSLLDAGKLRRLPAGQRLFQRGDPPCGLYAVLEGAIRIGTVSEQGKEALLSLVEAPHWFGEICLFDGQPRTHDAFAMGPCTLLHIPQAALLALLDEHPVYWRQLALLMSQKLRLTFINLEQLSLMPAPARLAHRLLLIAEGYGELDPPRRVLQLPQEQLASMLSLSRQTTNQILKDLQGQGILNLKYGEIVILDVGRLRGLASI, from the coding sequence ATGGACATGCAGGTTTGGCGCGCGCGCCTGATGACGGGTCAATGGTTCAGTCATCTGCCGGCGCCCTTACAGAATAGTCTGCTGGACGCCGGCAAGCTGCGGCGCCTGCCGGCGGGGCAGCGCCTGTTCCAGCGCGGCGATCCGCCCTGCGGCCTGTATGCGGTGCTCGAAGGCGCGATCCGCATCGGCACGGTCAGCGAGCAGGGCAAGGAGGCGCTGCTGAGCCTGGTGGAGGCGCCGCACTGGTTCGGCGAAATCTGCCTGTTCGACGGCCAGCCACGCACCCACGATGCCTTTGCCATGGGGCCGTGCACGCTGTTGCACATCCCGCAGGCAGCGTTGCTGGCCCTGCTCGACGAGCACCCGGTGTACTGGCGGCAACTGGCGCTGTTGATGAGCCAGAAACTGCGCCTGACCTTCATCAACCTCGAACAACTGAGCCTGATGCCGGCCCCGGCACGCCTGGCCCATCGCCTGTTGCTGATCGCCGAAGGCTACGGCGAGCTCGACCCGCCGCGCCGGGTGCTGCAACTGCCCCAGGAGCAGTTGGCGTCGATGCTGTCGCTGTCGCGCCAGACCACCAACCAGATCCTCAAGGATTTGCAGGGGCAGGGGATCCTCAACCTCAAGTATGGCGAGATCGTGATTCTGGATGTGGGGCGGTTGCGGGGGTTGGCTTCGATCTAA
- a CDS encoding AraC family transcriptional regulator produces MTEPTSLASWTRALRKQLDALGLDSTDLCKQAGLDPQWMDDPNARYPLSGTTRLWELAVQVSGDPAIGLRVSRFVSPTTFHALGYALVASGSLREVFERIVRYHQVVSDALALELSRSEDRYRFHLRIPPGNPAPAFEAIDAFTAIYVRTCRNRLGRDYAPLAVYLRRPEPVDAHQWHKVFRAPVHFGATEDWLEFSLVDFDSHLDDANPELAEHNETVLKRTLAQLKPLTWERKVRDAIEEQLPEGEPSAEHIAQALHLSLRSLQRHLADEGCRFDTLLNESRENLALLHLRDPQCSLSEISYLLGFADTSSFSRAFKRWTGMTPGQFRDGLR; encoded by the coding sequence ATGACTGAACCGACCTCCCTCGCCAGCTGGACCCGTGCCCTGCGCAAACAGCTCGATGCGCTGGGCCTGGACAGCACCGACCTGTGCAAGCAGGCGGGGCTCGACCCGCAATGGATGGACGATCCGAACGCCCGTTATCCATTGTCCGGCACCACGCGCCTGTGGGAACTGGCCGTGCAGGTCAGCGGCGACCCGGCGATCGGCCTGCGCGTGTCGCGATTCGTCAGCCCGACCACCTTCCACGCCCTGGGTTATGCCCTGGTGGCCAGCGGCAGCCTGCGTGAGGTGTTCGAGCGCATCGTGCGTTATCACCAGGTGGTCAGCGACGCCCTGGCGCTGGAACTGAGCCGCAGCGAAGATCGCTACCGCTTCCACCTGCGCATTCCGCCCGGCAACCCGGCGCCGGCGTTCGAAGCCATCGACGCCTTCACCGCGATCTACGTGCGCACCTGCCGCAACCGCCTGGGCCGCGACTACGCGCCGCTGGCGGTGTACCTGCGCCGTCCGGAACCGGTCGATGCGCATCAATGGCACAAAGTGTTCCGCGCCCCGGTGCATTTCGGCGCGACCGAGGACTGGCTGGAATTTTCCCTGGTGGATTTCGACAGTCACCTGGACGACGCCAACCCGGAACTGGCCGAGCACAACGAAACCGTGCTCAAGCGCACCCTGGCGCAGCTCAAGCCGCTGACCTGGGAGCGCAAGGTACGCGATGCCATCGAAGAGCAATTGCCCGAAGGCGAGCCCAGCGCCGAACACATCGCCCAGGCCCTGCACCTGAGCCTGCGCAGCCTGCAACGCCACCTGGCGGACGAAGGCTGCCGCTTCGATACGCTGCTCAACGAAAGCCGCGAAAACCTCGCCCTGCTGCACCTGCGCGACCCGCAATGCTCGCTGAGCGAAATCAGCTACCTGCTCGGCTTCGCCGACACCAGCAGCTTCAGCCGCGCGTTCAAGCGGTGGACGGGGATGACGCCGGGGCAGTTTCGGGATGGGTTGCGCTGA